In the genome of Deinococcus radiotolerans, one region contains:
- the surE gene encoding 5'/3'-nucleotidase SurE, with product MTTPRPRVLVANDDGIFSPGIKALAQAMSTFADVIVSAPDVEQSAVGHGITIRRPLRFKHTASAGFGDIPAYRVDGTPADCVVLGIHLTGTPDLIVSGINLGPNLGDDLTHSGTVAAAIEGMSFGVPAIAFSQRATPAGEYDFTAGAAYAAQLAQTILARGLPPRTLLNVNFPASAPRGVRVTRVGEHRWEDTIVTRQDPEGREYHWVAGMSTAPDAHDPATDYGAVEAGLISVTPVRIDLTARDLMNDLETALPTL from the coding sequence ATGACCACCCCGCGCCCCCGCGTGCTCGTCGCGAACGACGACGGCATCTTCAGTCCCGGCATCAAGGCCCTCGCGCAGGCCATGAGCACCTTCGCGGACGTGATCGTCAGCGCCCCCGACGTGGAACAGAGCGCCGTCGGGCACGGCATCACCATCCGCCGCCCGCTGCGCTTCAAGCACACCGCCAGCGCCGGCTTCGGCGACATCCCCGCCTACCGCGTGGACGGCACGCCCGCCGACTGCGTGGTGCTGGGCATCCACCTGACCGGCACGCCAGACCTGATTGTCAGCGGCATCAACCTCGGCCCGAACCTCGGCGACGACCTGACGCACTCCGGCACCGTCGCCGCCGCCATCGAAGGCATGAGTTTCGGCGTGCCCGCCATCGCGTTCAGTCAGCGCGCCACGCCCGCCGGAGAGTACGACTTCACGGCGGGCGCTGCGTACGCCGCGCAACTCGCGCAGACCATCCTGGCGCGCGGCCTGCCGCCCCGCACGCTCCTGAACGTGAACTTCCCCGCATCCGCCCCCCGCGGCGTGCGCGTCACCCGCGTCGGCGAGCACCGCTGGGAGGACACCATCGTCACCCGCCAGGACCCCGAAGGCCGCGAGTACCACTGGGTCGCCGGCATGAGCACTGCCCCAGACGCGCACGATCCCGCCACCGACTACGGCGCGGTCGAGGCGGGCCTCATCAGCGTCACGCCCGTCCGCATCGACCTGACCGCCCGCGACCTCATGAACGACCTGGAAACCGCGCTGCCCACCCTGTAA